A section of the Oncorhynchus keta strain PuntledgeMale-10-30-2019 chromosome 15, Oket_V2, whole genome shotgun sequence genome encodes:
- the LOC118394530 gene encoding interleukin-12 subunit alpha-like: MSSSVVSRNRPITDNCLTTAQTLLWNITDALAQEHLFKGINCTDQGMELNTRTQTVQVCSPKTKSTQQHSTCSRVTNVKFDQDKCLRNIEEDLRCYSDMLQAIDPKLLGPNVLQSLGEIKENCFPSSWLGVWSSQQDTQGCRPTQGTANHNSFDERVHLCKVLKGLQVRTVTINRIIGYIHAGDHNM; this comes from the exons ATGTCCAGCTCAGTGGTGTCGCGCAACCGCCCGATAACTGACAACTGTCTTACTACTGCGCAAACACTACTTTGGAACATCACGGACGCACTTGCACAG GAACACCTGTTCAAAGGAATAAACTGCACGGACCAGGGTATGGAGTTGAACACGAGAACACAAACGGTGCAAGTGTGTTCGCCAAAG ACCAAAAGCACTCAACAGCACTCAACATGTTCCAGAGTGACAAATGTAAAGTTTGATCAG GACAAGTGTCTGAGGAACATTGAGGAGGATCTGCGTTGTTATAGTGACATGCTACAAGCTATTGACCCTAAACTGCTTGGACCCAATGTGTTGCAGAGCCTCGGAGAGATTAAGGAG AACTGCTTCCCCTCATCTTGGTTGGGAGTCTGGTCCTCACAGCAG GATACACAAGGTTGTAGGCCTACTCAAGGTACTGCTAACCACAATTCCTTTGATGAAAGAGTACATTTGTGTAAAGTGCTGAAGGGGCTCCAGGTTCGCACCGTAACCATCAACAGAATCATTGGATATATTCATGCTGGAGATCACAATATGTAA